The following DNA comes from Hordeum vulgare subsp. vulgare chromosome 3H, MorexV3_pseudomolecules_assembly, whole genome shotgun sequence.
atgcaagcaggtgagaaggtcaagagcaataggctactggggattTCAAAAGATCGGGTAGCAATTTGAAGGACTTTCGAAAACCATGACAACTAATgacggacgaatccccgataagataattcgttgcatcgcataaaaacaagagcaattggaaaagagggcatgaacgacatttgtatgtcatCATCCATAGGGATTGGCGGAAGAAGGGAATCAAAAAAGgacatgagcacaagttctcgggaTAACATCAGAGAGTttcttcggagtcttctgacgaatcaagccatcgtctggaatgtgGGGCTCTCCGAAAGGAAGTTTTTACGGGAACctaaagttagagttagcaagttctttaacccgaaagagaagagagagtagaacccagcgtatagaaaaggagtaaaagatactaataccacccaattgagatgtgggcccgtaagccacaacatcagtgttagtaaaggttTTCAAACACTGGACACTACTTTGGCCaatgagttggaaagggggctacctataggcagtcgtctctgataccaacttgttacgccctcgatttaattgtatgctaatcatacacgcaaatgcgtacgatcaaactcaaggattcacgggaagatatcacaacacaactctagacacaaataaaacatacaagcttcatattacaagccaagggcctcgaggactagaatacagaagctcgaaaacacacgagtcagcggaagcaacaatatctgagtacatacataaacatggggtgccttagagaaggctagcataaAATAAAcacgatcgaacaaggcgaggcctcctggcTGGGTGTCggagaatactcacaacatatgccataggtaggctaaagtcggtgagaaccgaagtggcaacgGAGGGCACTGGGAgcaaggttggtacaagcatggaacacatgatgtacccaggttcacggctctccgtagagataatactcctagtcctgccggagtgtatgatgtctatggatggattacaaggttgctcctggagctgtattgcggaggaggaagaggggagcagccggctcgtctctgactCTCCTGTGTGGTTGGTGAGCATGTGTGTGTGATATGTTGactgaccctctgcatggagggggaccggggggttttatagacgaacccgtcgacctacaatatggataagggtacaagagtgggacccggctggcagcctcgccggctggccagggggcccatgagggtattgtcttgtcgcttgaggggcccgctggctgcgaggtcccgtctggctatgggacccaccggctagccaatggagctctcgcgtaaggttgacgcagggcaCGTGTGGTACGtacggcgtcgtccagcgagattcgtcatgggcagatggTATGgctgcctccactgttcccacatcgagtgcagtaatggagtgggagtttgacggcccacactatgctgggtgatggatcagagccgaggTAGGTCAgtggcatggccgccgacgctagTACCTACCgttcactccgatccagtacctttgctgacgcatagccacctttaaccgtagggtctcgtcatgacctacgatctgatgtgacttgagatccccgtccGGCTAGCTCGCTTGGCTAGTCGGCTTGGGGAtgtccgcctcgttcctagccgactGGCTCGGCCTAGGCGGTCatgaagaggtagccgtcttgcctccagccggcaggtgttgcctggccggccagagaattGGTCGTCTCGCCCTCCAGCCGGTAGGTGCAGCCTAGCaggccagaggacttgggccttggagaattatacttggtcattccttttggcaggagatgaaggaacaggctcaaggagcctaccccggggttatgcccccaacagtagtccccgaagctggagaggcccgccgcCTGCGGACgggtggcctcaccggcttgatccTTTGTCTTTGTATTCCTACCGCCATCCGCGGCAGGGAACGCTGGCTCCGAAACcggctggcttcgaagcgacgcctcagcTTCGTCGTAGGCCGTGCAGAGTGCGCCACGCGTCAGGCCCGGCCTGAGGTAATGATGGTTATTACTGGTCACGGGACCGGGCTTGGGCcctggtcccgccacgacgcccccttggCCTCCGCACGGAGGATCCTCTACGGATTTACTCTgcgacggttgggtttcgggaagCGTTACCGCCTCTAATACTCGGGGTTAATGGGGCTCCGCGCACaacggatcccctccccatgacgcttcgtgggtttaaatgggatgcgggggttccgaggaggccactcgcccacttctcgccccgcatcgacgccctcttcctccctgagcccagagagaaagagcacgtccatcttccccttcttcttctccgtcgcCGTTGCGCCACCAGCCTTCCCGAGCATTCGCCGCCCGCAGTCATGGCCGGCGGCTCCTCCTCAAAGAAGACTTCGTTGCAGGGAGCCTGGCTGAGCAGTGAGATCTGCGAAGgtcacatcgaggcgctccgccatcgcCGGATGTTCCCCcggcctcccaggtgctggtgtGGATCCCTGGCACCGAGACAGCCCCAACACCGGCAGAGGGAGACATCGTCGTTTTCGATGAGCACTTATGTAGGGGCTTTGGGCTCCCGGTGAGCCCCTTCTTCCTTGaatggctccacttcttcggcctgcagccgcaccacctggcgccaaacgccatcttgcaactgtcGGCCTTCGTtgtcttgtgcgagggcttcctggggatTGAGCCCCGTCTCGATCTCTGGCGAAGcctgtttttcttcaagcagcagtccattgcgatggacaaggccgagctggagaagctcACCGGACcacgcccgatgacgccgtgcggatCCACACTGGTGCATCATcactcgaagtccggcttcccccagatgccgttGCAGGAGTCCGTCAAGCAGTGgtagaagggcttcttctacatgaagaatgccgaccctgcacacgacgccctcaacatgcccccgttcaacatcaatCCTCCGACAAAGTTGAACTAGGGGGCTAAGTTCCCGAAGCCGATccccgaggtggcgcagatagGCGCCCACCTCGACATCCTGCTGGAtcgcggcctccttggccgcgacctgcttaccaccatggtTACCCGCAGGATACTGCCActgcagaggcggccccatctggtctgccagatgagccgcTGGCAGGACCCCTGCCGGACCtccaccaagagattcacccCCAGCGCGGTGGCACGGGAGGTGAACCTGATTTCCATCGCCCGCATGGACGATAATGGGAATTGGGCATGGGGGATGATCCCTTACagcaggtcccgtccgcctcTAGTGGTAAGCATTATTTGTTGCTCTGTTTTTGCTGTTTGTCTCGTGACTGGCCACCTTGTTGAGCCGGCCGTTAACTCCTTCGCGCAGGTGTTCGAGAAGCTGCACGCGGCACTCAACCCGCCTGCCCCAGACGTGTCGACGTCGGATGCCTCGGAGATCGCGaacgagggcatgatcgagtctCACTCTGCCTCCTCCGAAGGCTCGGAGAATGTGCTCGAGTCTGAGGGgacggagccgtctggtgagcataTGCGGCCCTCCATCGTAGATTGGACGGACGATGACGAGACTCCTTCCTCCCTATCTGacacagccttcgaggaagactccgacggggtggaggaggtcaccagcccgcatCTGACGAGCGAACGGTGTCATGGGGCGGAGGCGGCCGGACCTGACGAAACGGCCAGGAAAAAAGGCAAGGGTGCCAtagcttccaggccggctcctaagcgccGGGCGACAGGTACTCCAGCCGGAGCACGAGCACGCGGCGCTAAGAAGCGCCGTGCTGGTGGCGGCAGGAGGCACATGCCCATCGTCGCAGGGTAAGGGTTCCCCTCACCTCTTTTTAGTTTGTCTTGTGTGAAGCTTCGTTTCTCAAAACGTCGCCCGACAGGGAGGCggaagacgtggaggaagacaccaCCTCCGCAGCCGAACGAGCCGGCTGGACAGCGGCTGACGCTGTCCAGAAGGAGCTCGAGGTGCAGTCCACCTGTCGGTGGGATGCAGCTGCGGGGAAgacggccgagggccagtctcgccccagccgggccgagaagccggtggagaagcgtacgaaggctagacatgacccctccacgcgtgctcgcatggtggagccagctagcgaggcggccccgatGCACGCCCCGAGGACCAAGGAGGCCCATCCCTCCGAGTCGGATGCCTCTGCGCCGGTGGATCTTGAGGTGATCCCCGATTCACCTAGGGCCGAAGCGGCCCGCAACGCACTGGAACTGATCCTGGACGCGCCAGACGTGGCTCCAGATGCACCAGGGGTCACTACAagtaatatgctaatacacgacgctattttttcttcactacatcgtcacggtttttaatttatgacgatctcacgacgaaaaaccaagcgtaaaaaatggagcgtcagaaatgaacagcaacgacgttttgatcaaaatcgtcgtaacttttacgacgattcctggatcgtcgtaacctttacgacgatccaaaATCGTCGTTGGTAATCAaactcagtcctacgtggcaatcttacgtggcaaaattacgacgaaatcaaaacatcatggctgaaatcagcccaacccatttcaattgatcacatgggctggttttatttttttgggctttttcttattaagcttctttttgggccttagcctatttacatccactttagtatttttttcaaattttgattTGTGGCCTATTACTTctattgattttattttttgaccattttatttttgtttttgtactggtcccacatgggtcccacatgtcatgctgaCCTCAAAATTAGTCCCACACGTCAGAAATTTCATATTTcgtcaaataaatatcataacttggtccccttgtcaagttgccatttcataggtattcaaatcacattcagaatcaatatttcaaacaggctagggagcaaatgaaattcatccaaaccaacattaaatttgtctattacaatctttacactacacCACTACCCAGATATACCTAATACTGCCTACTATTACAATacatatgctactctttgttgatacgcttcatagcttcacacttggctttgtacttcacctgtgcaaaaaataagaataagatgtgaactaacaatgcaggtatttaaataacaACATTTACAAAAAAAGTGTGAACAAACACtgcaggtatttaaataacagaatttacaaAAAATGAATTGTGGCTCAGGTGcacattatttaactatttaaagATGAATAGTTCCATGTTTGAAATTAATTGTAGGGCCTCATCAGGATAttagcaatggtgcacatgaaGGTAGAACATGAGCATGGCCATATTTTTATCTCATCTAGCGTTTATACAAACACACAAACATGTCATCCAAGCAACAAAACATATGTACTATTTTCACTTCTAGTACCAAATAGCATTTGAATGTTCAGACTTGAGATAAGCAGGGATACAAATGTACCAAGCAGGCTAGCACAATCTTCACACTTGCTGCCACTATTCATCTTTAAATAACAGTTTCTATCAAGCTTCATTGCTGCCACTATTCATCCATAAACAACAGTAATATCCTGATGGCTTTGACAAGTTTCTATAATATAACACTGCATATGATCCAGGTTCTTAACTCCGTGTAATAATATCTTAGGAGTTGGAATCGAATCTTAGTTAGTTACATACACGAACACATTATATTATTGACTGATTGATGATATGATCCAGCAAAATACTCCACCTACTACTCTGAcccagcaagcaaaacacacaaaCACTCTGCTAAGCAATGCTGCTCTCCAAGCAAATACTACTTCATATGCAGAGTTGACAGCATAAGGTTGAACTATATCTGACATCGGAAGCTTAAAAGGTTAATTCCTTCGCAAACTTCCGTTTACTCACCCAAATCGCCAGATTTTACCTTCGGGCATAAGCACAAACAGATCTGGCTACTGCCAGATCCTAAAACCGCAGCCTAAAATTGACCCACGAAGTCACGAAAACAATTCAAATTATGTAGGTATGCAACTTGTATGCCATACATTCATGTGCTATACTGCATATTTTAGCAACAATACCCACAGGTTTGTAGTTGTACCATGGATTGCAGAAGCTGACATATAACAACTTGCCAGTCAAACTATCATCAATATTTCTCTAGTCCAACATTTAACCTACAATTTAATTGTTACTACACGCCTCAAGTGTCTGAGAAAAGTTAAATCTATCAAAAACTTGCATGTCCCAGTCAAATTTGAATAACATACCACTCGTAGTAGAGATCAGGCAATGGGAATACGGGAGGAAGGGGGAAGGTGGAGGGTGGAGGACCTTGTCAAACTGGAACCACTCGTAGTAGGGCGGGTCGAAGATGCCGTCAACGTCGGACATGCCCTCGGCGGGGAAGGGCGTGTCGGCGAAGACGAGGTCGAAGCGCACCGTGACCTCGTCGGGCCAATTCCCCACCACCTGCTTCAGCATGATCTCGCCGCTGGTCCGGAACACGTGCATGCACAGGAACCGCGGCCGCCTGGCCACCAccccgccggcgaggctgcccatCGGCTGGCGTCTGGACCGTCGGCCCGCGTGCACGCAGATCCACACAGTGAAGAGAAATGTCATTCCGGCGCCAAGCTACGCCCAGATTTTGCGTCGGGCGCAGGTGACCGCCAGCGCGCGGCCCCAGATTTTGCGTCAGGCGCAACTGCAATCACCGGGCACCCACCCTTCTCGAGGTTCTTGACGGACTTGGAGGAGAGGGTGATGCGGATCCGGTGCTGCACCTCCTGGGTGCCCTACCATTAGCCCCATGAATTGAGGTTATTTTCCTCCCATGTTCCAGCATGCAAGTGCAAAGTGAAAACACATCAGAAAACAATATATTTTCACTAAGCAGTGTAACCATCCCAAAAGATAATTACATCGAGAAAAATAGACAGCTACTATAGATGGTATGCGacatcaagagaagtatattccCTAGTAGTGTATGACAAGAAAATTATGGACGCACCTTCAATGGGACTGAAAGATTAGTCGTGCAGAGGATTGACGCAGCTATTGCATAGGCATACCACGGCTGCACGCCTGCACCAGAGTATGAAACCATGCATCAATGGCCAAACTGGAAAGAAAATCGAAATTCCATTCTCTGTAACAGCTCAAGCACAAAGAGCACCTTAAAAAGCTTCACCGGAGTAAACCAGGTGACATCATGAATCTTATACAGCTTATCAAGATGCTTCATGTACGCAGTCCTCCTTGCGTGGTATAACACCAAATTATTTGCAGCTATAAACAAATGTCCAAGATATCAACACAGCATTGCACATAACCAACACCGAGCAAACATGTTTAGTGCCTAGCATCCGTCCAAAAAAGAACAACCATGTCACGAATGGTTCTATATAAGCTTGAATAAGAACTAAGTATTCCAAGTAGAGCACTCACGCATCCAACATGTTTGTGGAAATGCCGTCCCAACAAACAACTGAAAAAACCAAAATTCCTCGATCAAGTGCAATCCAACAGGCTGAATTGGGCAATTAATTAACATTCAACAGAAAATACAGatatgtgcttggttttgggttcataccatgcggtgacctcacccagtgacagaaggggaagcaaggcacgtatcgtgttgttgccattaagggtaaaaagatggggttttcatcactggtgcagccggcaggccctccccttgcgacagccgtcgTGCGaaactgcactgtcgaagggtgtgggtagaagcttgtgccccagaatgtatcttgcagggaccGTCAAGCAGCTGCTCAAAAGTCTGCTTAGGCAACCAGTTCGTGTTGCCCCTGTTGGGCCGCTtccgttgagagccggcttgagaaGTTGACgcctcactgatacgtctccaacgtatctataattttttatggttccatgctattatcttgtcaaactttggatgttttgtatgccttttatatcttttttgggactaacttattaactcagtgccaagtgccagttcctgtttttccgtgtttttgacccttttaagaggagaatattaaacggagtccaaacggaataaaacttccgaaaagatgttttccgaaacagaagatacacagggggcgtgcgaaccaaggcagaggccaccaggggaggccacaagccccataggcgcggtcagggggggcgcacctagcagacttgtgggccccctatggctcgtctgccctacttcttcggcctataaatccctgaaaaatccaaaaccacgagagagatccacgaaaatacttttccgcagccgcaagcttctgtctccgcaagatcccatctggggcacgttctggtgccctgtcggaggggggattcggatacggagggcttcttcatcaacaccattgcctctccgatgatgcgtgagtagttcaccatagaccttcgggtccatagctagtagctagatggcttcttctctctcttggatcttcaatacaaagttctccatgatcttcatggagatctatctgatgtaatcttcttttgtggtgtgtttctcgagatccgatgaattgtggatttgtgatcagattatctatgcatcttatttcagtttcttcagatctcttatatgcatgatttcagatctttgtaattcccttcgagttgtgggttttgtttggccaacttgatctatgattcttgcaatgggagaagtgcttggttttgggttcataccgtgcggtgacctcacccagtgacagaaggggtagcgaggcacgcatcgtgttgttgccatcaagggtaaaaagatggggtttacatcattggtttgagttcatccctctacatcatgtcatcttgcttaaggcgttactcagttcgtcatgaactcaatacactagatttatgatggatagcggttgatgtgtggaataatagtagtagatgcagacattatcggtatacttgtctcggacgtgatgcctatatgtatgatcattgccttagatatcgtcatgactttgcgtggttttatcaattgctcgacagtaatttgttcacccaccgtaatatttgctatcttgagagaagcctctagtgaacactatggcccccgggtctacttcacgtcatattttcaaccttacacttttactttgttgcactttccgccttgagatctcactttgcaatcaatcttgaagggattgacaacccctttatagcgttgggtgcaaactcgtTTGTCTTTGCGTAGGTACTATGGACACtttgcttgattctcctactggattgataccttggttctcaaactgagggaaatacttactgctactgtgctgcatcaacctttcctcttcgaggggaaaaccaacgcaagctcaagaggtagcaagaagaatttctggtgccgttgccggggaggatcaagtcaagaatagtctcccatcaatgtgccaatttctggcgccgttgccggggagtatcatgtcaagaatagtctcccttcaacgtgtcaatttctggcaccggggactattctaagtgaagcttatccaagtaactatcgcaaactcatctctttcatttactttttttgcctctcgttttcctctcccaccacttctgaaaaacaaaaatttacaaaaaatatttgcctttttcgtttgctttcctttgcttgtgtgctatgtgccttcaatatgcttgcatcttcgcttgctgaaaatctattgatatggatcctcatccacttgctaatctctttaagatatccaattatgttgatccaattgctagtgagttgagtgcactttactttctctatggagttttgcttgagatgcgtgaatctgaaaatcgtgatgaagaaatttatgaaatgattcacgagggctccttgaatgaaatgcatgattgcaatgatttcattataaattctattaatgacaatcatgctaaaaatatgcaaaaccctaagcttagggatgctagttttgctatgtccactacttgttgcaatgatcatgataggggtaataatttttcttatgatcttgaaaatttgtttaaccctcatgatgattatgatgtttgcaataatattgaaagtgggtttggagaagttatgagtttagttgatgataatcccactattttttaagagcatcaacattgcatgcatgtggataatgaaaagaatatcctttgtgatagctatattgttgaattttattatgaccccacatgtaattgctatgagagaggaaaatattgtggtagaaactttcattttACCAAATCACttcttgttatgttgagattgatattgtctctttcttgttccttgcatatggtaactattggttgtcttgacaatctgttttcctataaaatgcctatgcataggaagtatgttagacttagatctgattttgcacatgctttatgatgctctcgttgtgcttcaattgttgtcttttgtgtgagcatcattgaattatcaatgcctagctaagggcgttaaacagtagcgcttgttgggaggcaacccaatgaatttatattttattttttgtttctgttttgttgtgtaaacaccatcataattcttttatgattgtgttttttgtgtttctttttgtgtttgagccaagtaacacctttatgactagtttggtgatggttgtttgatcctgctggaaaaagacagaaacttttcactcacgaaattatttttcatttttatccagacatagattttaagttgattcttttttcttatggTTAATGTGCCATTTTtaccaaactgtcgtaatttttcagaatttttgagataccataagtatacgaagtatacagattgctacagactggtctgtttttgacagattctgtttttgttgtgttggttgcttgttttgatgaaactatggatagtatcagggggtactagccatggaaaagtgagaatacagtaatctaacaccaatataaatagaaatcaagttttctatagtacctaaagaggtggtagtttgttttcttttgctaatgatatcccgagtttctgtttaagttttgtgttgtcaagttttcaagttttgggtgatgttctcatggacaatggaataaagagtggaaagagctcaatcttggggattcccaagcattcccaagccaaattcaaggacaccaaaaagcctaagcttggggatgccccgggaaggcatcccctctttcgtcttcaatccatcggtaacattacttggagctatatttttattcaccacatgatatgtgtttttcttggagcgtcttgtatcgtaggagtcttttctttttgttgtgtcacaatcatccttgctgcacaccttttgagagagacatgcactcatcgtgaatttgctacaatactctttgagcttcgcttatatcttttgagttaggcaatttacatCACTTGtggttcacttagatcttttagagcaaggcggtgtcatattttggagaaataagaactccagatcttcacttatatctttttgagagtgatctctctgagtaacttggtagttggcttgttctatgaaagtagtcccaaaggtgataggcacccaaagaggatacaataaaacttccatcttcatgtgtattgattagaaagagaagtttgattcctctcaaatagtttttagacttggatttggtaatattaagagttatgttagtagggtgttgtgaatctagaaatacttctgttgaagttagtgattcccgtaacatgcacgtatggtgaaccgctatgttaggaagtcggagcataattgatttattgattgtcatcctttgtgttgcggtcgggatcgcgcgatggttaacacctaccaacccttcccctaggagtatgcgtttagcactttatttcgattactaataaaaactttcgcaataagtatgtgagttcttcatgactaatgtaagtccatggtatagatgcactttcaccttccaccattgctagcctctctagtatcgcgcaactttcaccggtgcacaaacccaccatatgccttcctcaaaacagccaccatacctacctactatggcattttcatagccattccgagatatattgccatccaactcccaccgttccgtctcatgacatgtgccgtcactttcatattgccgttgcatgatcgtaagatagctagcgagatgtttcaacgtcatacgccaagatagattgttgcacatcccggtactctgccggaggcatttcctataagagtcatcatttctctaatattgagctttgagtaaataaaagtgtgatgatcatcattattagagcattgtcccatgtgaggaaataaaaaaagaggccaaagttgcccacacaaagaagaaaaagaaaataaaatagagatatggaaagaggccaaagagcc
Coding sequences within:
- the LOC123439999 gene encoding uncharacterized protein LOC123439999, giving the protein MTFLFTVWICVHAGRRSRRQPMGSLAGGVVARRPRFLCMHVFRTSGEIMLKQVVGNWPDEVTVRFDLVFADTPFPAEGMSDVDGIFDPPYYEWFQFDKVLHPPPSPFLPYSHCLISTTSGMLFKFDWDMQVFDRFNFSQTLEACSNN